The Methanolinea sp. genome segment AAGACATCCTCGATGAGGGATCTCTTCTCCACGAGTTGGATCTCGTCGCGGAGGTACATCACCAACCGGCGCGCCAGGGAAGTGTATCTCTGGACGAGCTGTTTCGTATCAGACCTCCCGGAAATCCAGAGGGGAAAATTGAGTTTCCTGAGCAGTTTGGGTAATGAGAAGTTCCTCTTAGCGAAGATCGCCGGGACGATGCTGAACGCGAAGATTCCCTCCACGTAGTTATCGTACGCGTAGTATCCCTTATCGAAAACGATTGTATCTCCAATCCGAATGATTCTGCGCCTTTTCAATTCACTCACGATTTCACGGAAAATGGTGGAGTCGTGGGGAGATCCCGGATGGAGCAGGAAACAGACCGGCCGCAGGGAATGCGCATCGAGTGCGAGAGTGAGTTTGTAG includes the following:
- a CDS encoding transposase; this translates as YKLTLALDAHSLRPVCFLLHPGSPHDSTIFREIVSELKRRRIIRIGDTIVFDKGYYAYDNYVEGIFAFSIVPAIFAKRNFSLPKLLRKLNFPLWISGRSDTKQLVQRYTSLARRLVMYLRDEIQLVEKRSLIEDVFKMAKNAFGLKRIHKYTTRSVKKTVCLNVLLLGLVISLGLGDKIQLQRLAEW